A stretch of the Streptosporangium sp. NBC_01755 genome encodes the following:
- a CDS encoding cobalamin biosynthesis protein, giving the protein MLAGVLIDAVLADPRRGHPVALFGTAAAEVERRVYGDGRARGVLHVALCVVPVALLGHAATRPRDPMVRAALTAAATWAVLGGTTLGREGAAMAALLEDGDLDGARERLSHLCGRDPAVLEAPGLARATVESIAENTSDAVVAPLFWGAVAGVPGLLAYRAVNTLDAMVGHRNARYERFGWAAARLDDVANFVPARITGLLAVLGAPVAGGSTRRAARVLRRDGHRHPSPNAGRCEAAFAGALDRTLGGVNLYGTRVEHRPEMGDGPEPSVADIRRAVRLARAVGLAAAGLAVLAAVRGSCGRKG; this is encoded by the coding sequence ATGCTCGCCGGGGTCCTGATCGACGCCGTGCTCGCCGATCCCCGGCGCGGGCACCCGGTCGCGCTGTTCGGCACCGCCGCCGCCGAGGTGGAGAGACGGGTGTACGGCGACGGCCGGGCCAGGGGCGTTCTGCACGTCGCCCTGTGCGTCGTCCCGGTGGCGTTGCTCGGCCATGCCGCGACCAGGCCGCGCGACCCGATGGTGCGGGCCGCGCTGACCGCGGCGGCGACCTGGGCGGTCCTCGGCGGCACCACGCTGGGCCGCGAGGGTGCGGCGATGGCCGCACTCCTGGAGGACGGCGACCTGGACGGGGCCCGGGAGAGGCTGTCTCATCTGTGCGGGCGGGATCCTGCCGTGCTGGAGGCACCCGGGCTCGCGAGGGCCACCGTCGAGTCGATCGCGGAGAACACCTCCGACGCGGTCGTGGCACCGCTGTTCTGGGGGGCGGTGGCCGGGGTACCAGGCCTGCTCGCCTACCGGGCGGTCAACACGCTGGACGCAATGGTCGGCCACCGCAACGCGCGTTACGAGCGCTTCGGCTGGGCCGCGGCCCGGCTCGACGACGTCGCCAACTTCGTACCGGCCAGGATCACCGGGCTGCTCGCCGTGCTCGGCGCCCCTGTGGCGGGTGGTTCGACGCGGCGGGCGGCGAGGGTGCTGCGCAGGGACGGCCACCGCCACCCCAGCCCCAACGCGGGCCGCTGCGAGGCGGCCTTCGCGGGCGCGCTGGACCGTACGCTCGGCGGGGTGAACCTGTACGGCACCAGGGTGGAGCACCGGCCCGAGATGGGCGACGGGCCCGAGCCCTCGGTCGCCGACATCCGCAGGGCCGTACGGCTGGCGCGGGCGGTCGGCCTGGCCGCGGCGGGGCTCGCCGTGCTGGCCGCCGTGCGCGGATCGTGCGGGAGGAAAGGGTGA
- a CDS encoding phosphotransferase enzyme family protein encodes MFAVTTQQEIPLLGGDVTDGVVRVGDTVRRPSRASTASVHALLRHLERYGFEGAPRALGVDERGREVLSYVEGGSAARPLPGYALSGESLAALARLLRGFHDAAEGFVPPREAVWETGSNDDEAPRLIGHCDVNLDNVIFRDGLPVALIDFDMARPTTRLFDVVTTLRHWAPIADPIDLEPLQRRLEVGPRLRLFCDAYGLAPRDRRRLLDLARLRFDRSYQVMRARAEGGSGGWVRMWAGGVGVRIRRARVWLETHQDELHEHLI; translated from the coding sequence TCCGCCGGCCCAGCCGGGCCTCCACGGCTTCGGTGCACGCGCTCCTGCGGCACCTGGAGCGTTACGGGTTCGAGGGTGCGCCCCGGGCGCTGGGCGTGGACGAGCGGGGCCGGGAGGTGCTGAGCTATGTCGAGGGCGGCTCCGCGGCCAGGCCGCTGCCCGGGTACGCGCTCAGTGGGGAGTCGCTGGCCGCGCTGGCGCGGCTGCTGCGCGGTTTCCACGACGCCGCCGAGGGGTTCGTCCCGCCGAGGGAAGCCGTCTGGGAGACCGGGTCCAACGACGACGAGGCCCCGAGGCTGATCGGGCACTGCGACGTCAATCTGGACAACGTGATCTTCCGTGACGGGCTGCCGGTCGCGCTGATCGACTTCGACATGGCCCGGCCGACGACCCGGCTCTTCGACGTGGTGACCACGCTGCGGCACTGGGCGCCGATCGCCGACCCCATCGATCTGGAGCCGCTCCAGCGTCGCCTTGAGGTCGGGCCCCGGCTCCGCCTGTTCTGCGACGCGTACGGGCTGGCGCCTCGCGATCGGCGCCGGCTGCTGGATCTGGCCCGGCTCCGCTTCGACCGCTCGTACCAGGTGATGCGTGCCAGGGCCGAGGGCGGGAGCGGTGGGTGGGTCCGGATGTGGGCCGGTGGGGTGGGGGTGCGCATCCGGCGGGCCCGGGTGTGGCTGGAGACCCACCAAGATGAACTCCATGAACATCTCATTTAG
- a CDS encoding cobyric acid synthase yields the protein MKGALLVAGTTSDAGKSVVTAGICRWLARQGVRVAPYKAQNMSLNSFVTADGAEIGRAQAMQAAACGLEPSADMNPILLKPGSDRRSQVVVMGRPMAEVDAMEYWDVKERLRQVAVDALERLRASYDVVVCEGAGSPAEINLRAGDIANMGLARAANLPVVVVGDIDRGGVFASLYGTVALLEPADQALIAGFVINKFRGAPELLEPGLDMIRELTGREVYGVLPWLDGLWLDVEDSLALDNRPALGARAPYGRQTLRVAVVRLPRISNFTDVDALASEPGVTVRYVTSPGELDDADLVVLPGSRATVSDLAWLRATGLAEALPGRAVLGVCGGYQMLARTIRDDVESGAGLVEGLGLLPASVEFAEDKTLGRPVGSAYGCRVEAYEIHHGVVTADGGEPFLDGCRDGSVWGTTWHGALENDDFRRAFLADVAAVSGRDFIPAPEVSFAALREERLDALGDLIERNVDTGALLRLMEDGAPSGLPSLPPGATRHETPYLSRGGSAIGYR from the coding sequence GTGAAGGGGGCGCTGCTGGTCGCCGGGACCACCTCCGACGCGGGCAAGAGCGTCGTCACCGCCGGGATCTGCCGCTGGCTGGCCCGCCAGGGGGTACGGGTCGCGCCGTACAAGGCGCAGAACATGTCGCTGAACTCCTTCGTCACCGCCGACGGCGCCGAGATCGGCCGGGCACAGGCGATGCAGGCCGCCGCATGCGGGCTGGAACCCAGTGCGGACATGAACCCGATCCTCCTCAAGCCGGGCAGTGACCGGCGCAGCCAGGTCGTGGTGATGGGCAGGCCGATGGCCGAGGTCGACGCCATGGAGTACTGGGACGTCAAGGAGCGGCTCCGCCAGGTCGCGGTGGACGCGCTGGAGCGGCTGCGGGCCTCCTACGACGTGGTGGTCTGCGAGGGCGCGGGCAGCCCGGCGGAGATCAACCTGCGCGCGGGCGACATCGCCAACATGGGCCTGGCCCGTGCCGCGAACCTGCCGGTCGTCGTGGTCGGCGACATCGACAGGGGCGGGGTCTTCGCCTCGCTGTACGGGACCGTGGCGCTGCTGGAGCCCGCCGACCAGGCGTTGATCGCCGGGTTCGTGATCAACAAGTTCCGGGGGGCGCCCGAGCTCCTCGAACCGGGTCTGGACATGATCAGGGAGCTGACCGGCCGCGAGGTGTACGGGGTGCTGCCCTGGCTGGACGGCCTCTGGCTGGACGTCGAGGACTCCCTGGCCCTGGACAACCGGCCCGCGCTCGGCGCGCGCGCCCCCTATGGCAGGCAGACCCTGCGGGTGGCGGTGGTACGGCTGCCGAGGATCTCCAACTTCACGGACGTGGACGCGCTGGCCTCCGAGCCCGGGGTGACGGTCCGCTACGTGACCTCGCCGGGCGAGCTGGACGATGCCGATCTGGTGGTGCTGCCCGGCTCCCGGGCCACGGTCTCCGACCTCGCCTGGCTCCGCGCCACCGGCCTGGCCGAGGCCCTGCCGGGACGGGCCGTGCTGGGCGTCTGCGGCGGCTACCAGATGCTCGCCAGGACCATCCGCGACGACGTCGAGTCGGGGGCGGGCCTGGTCGAGGGGCTGGGACTGCTGCCCGCCTCCGTGGAGTTCGCCGAGGACAAGACGCTGGGCCGCCCGGTGGGTTCCGCCTACGGTTGCCGGGTCGAGGCGTACGAGATCCACCACGGCGTCGTGACGGCCGACGGCGGCGAGCCCTTCCTGGACGGCTGCCGGGACGGCTCGGTGTGGGGCACCACCTGGCACGGCGCCCTGGAGAACGACGACTTCCGCCGGGCGTTCCTCGCCGACGTGGCCGCCGTCTCCGGTCGCGACTTCATCCCGGCCCCTGAAGTGTCGTTCGCCGCCCTGCGTGAGGAGCGGCTGGACGCGCTCGGCGACCTGATCGAGCGGAACGTCGACACCGGCGCCCTGCTCCGGCTGATGGAGGACGGGGCACCTTCGGGCCTGCCTTCGCTGCCGCCGGGCGCCACCCGGCACGAGACCCCGTACCTCTCACGGGGCGGATCCGCCATCGGCTACAGATGA